One Cricetulus griseus strain 17A/GY chromosome 5, alternate assembly CriGri-PICRH-1.0, whole genome shotgun sequence genomic window carries:
- the LOC100751046 gene encoding LOW QUALITY PROTEIN: MLV-related proviral Env polyprotein-like isoform X2 (The sequence of the model RefSeq protein was modified relative to this genomic sequence to represent the inferred CDS: inserted 1 base in 1 codon; deleted 2 bases in 1 codon; substituted 1 base at 1 genomic stop codon) — MDREPHSKSFEDKTLSYTLLLIVCLFTPHLATNPHRVYNITWKVANLETGEIANLSTYIGTIHDGFPPLYVDLCDLVGSDWDPSDGTIPRYGCHXPGGRMRTXEKGFYVCPGHKPTDKCGGPQEGYYASWGCETTGDAYWKPFSSWDFITLKRREIPGYIETGSRKCGLKICGPCYDSTKGGNIQGATPGGKCNPLILRFTDAGKRTTWDSPKVWGLLLHRAGKDPVTLFSLYRQITPLSQQSVGPNPVIADQRAPTQFQVPEPPTVPKAVTPTPGAVIFSPSPDALNIKITRDPPGTGDRLLQLIQGVYQALNFSDPNKTQECWLCLVSRPPYYEANADEGEWRMSPSCASPIPTPAGLQFPRRRMSGRRFPLKLVHPGGPPCPLPTRLAPCPGAGAEQGAIEEA; from the exons ATGGACCGCGAACCACACTCAAAATCCTTTGAAGATAAGACTCTCTCGTACACCCTCCTGTTGattgtttgtctgtttacccCCCATCTAGCAACCAACCCCCACAGGGTTTATAATATCACCTGGAAAGTAGCCAACCTAGAGACCGGGGAAATAGCCAACCTCAGCACTTATATAGGGACTATACACGATGGGTTCCCTCCTCTCTATGTCGACCTATGTGACCTAGTGGGGTCTGATTGGGATCCCTCGGAC GGAACCATTCCCAGGTACGGATGCCATTAGCCTGGGGGAAGGATGAGAA TGGAAAAAGGATTTTATGTCTGCCCCGGTCATAAACCAACCGACAAATGCGGGGGGCCACAGGAGGGATATTATGCAAGCTGGGGATGTGAAACCACAGGAGATGCTTATTGGAAACCCTTCTCCTCTTGGGACTTCATTACCCTCAAAAGGAGGGAAATCCCCGGGTACATAGAGACAGGGTCACGGAAATGTGGTCTTAAAATCTGTGGACCCTGTTATGACAGTACCAAAGGGGGAAATATTCAAGGCGCCACCCCCGGAGGAAAATGCAACCCCCTCATCCTAAGGTTCACAGATGCTGGAAAAAGGACTACTTGGGATAGTCCTAAAGTCTGGGGACTCCTGCTGCACCGAGCAGGGAAAGATCCGGTGACCTTATTCTCCCTGTACAGACAAATTACTCCCCTAAGCCAACAATCAGTCGGGCCAAACCCAGTAATAGCGGACCAAAGAGCCCCAACCCAATTCCAAGTCCCTGAACCCCCTACCGTCCCTAAAGCTGTCACTCCTACCCCAGGTGCTGTtatcttctccccctccccagacGCCCTAAACATCAAGATAACCAGGGACCCTCCAGGTACCGGAGATAGATTATTACAATTAATCCAAGGAGTTTACCAGGCCTTAAATTTTTCAGACCCCAACAAGACTCAGGAATGCTGGTTATGCCTAGTTTCCCGGCCTCCATATTATGAAG ctAATGCTGATGAGGGCGAGTGGCGGATGTCTCCCTCCTGCGCCTCCCCAATCCCCACCCCTGCCGGCCTGCAATTTCCCCGCCGCCGCATGTCCGGCCGCCGGTTCCCTCTAAAGCTGGTCCACCCCGGCGGGCCCCCATGCCCCTTGCCCACCCGCCTGGCACCgtgccccggggctggggccgagcaaggAGCCATCGAGGAGGCctga